The Malaclemys terrapin pileata isolate rMalTer1 chromosome 2, rMalTer1.hap1, whole genome shotgun sequence nucleotide sequence CAGGACTTTCACGAGGAGCTGGGATGCTCATGAGGACACAGTGCAATGCTGGTCAATAGCACCAGCAATGGGGGCATCACAGGCGACTGGCCAACCCCGAATGCACCAGCCAACACATACTTGAGACTGCAGCAAAGTCAGAACACAGAGACCAGTGTGACTAGCCTGGTGACTCCCTTGTCTCTCCCCAGAGAGCGATTCTAGGAGAGGGCCATGTGAACATATCCAGACCACCTAAAGGGCCAGCAGCGTGGAGAGGGCCGTGCTCGGACACCTGCTTCTTCCAAGCACTCGCCGGAGCTCTAGCGCTTACACTGCTTGCTCTCTGGGACTTCAGGTGACTCCAGGGCTCATCCAGGATGTGTCCCCAGGGAGCCTCTGCTAGAATTCTATTGCCTGTGCTGCAGCCGGGCTTCCCTTACCCAGTCTCAGGAGATCCACTTTCTGCAGATTGGGAGGCATGTGTTTCAGGGCCACATTTTTCAAGTAGGTTTCTGTGTTCGCCATGTACCTGAAACAAACAGCCCTTATCGTCAGTCAGATCACGGCAAAAGCTGCTGGGCCAGAACTGACTCTAGGTGCCAGCAAGACATGTTGAACCCACGAGCACGACGGGAACACAGCAGCAGCGGCTTGGTCTGGAGGAGCAGAAGCTGAAATTAAGGCTTCTCTGCTCCAGCAGAACAGCGCACACAAATCCTTCAGTGCCCAAGGGCACAGCCTATCTCCATGGGAAGGTGACACAAAAGGCAGTCAGGGCTCTTCCCACAGACAGGACTCGGGCAGCAGAGGGAACTTTTCTGGCATAGTTTAGTGGGTGGCTGAAGTGAGACCTCCTGGGCCAATGGCCTGCCACAAACTGCCAGCAGAGAGCCGCATGGAAACGGGTGAGGAAGTTGTGCAGCAGGAAGAGGCTCCTGTCATGAATCTGAAATGCACATGGAAGGAGGCAAGCGGCCAGACACCAAGACTGATAGAGGCTGAGCAGGGATCTTTTTTCAACCCCTTCCCAGACTGTCAGGAACACTCAGGGCCAAGCCTCTAGCTTCACTGCAGGCCCAACAGAGAGCGAGGGACTTGTTAGCTGGTCACTAGGGGACAACCTTTTCCAACCAAGCTGCCACGGCCAAGTTTGCCAAGGGAGGATCTATACATGTGAAGCATAGGCTCAAAGGGAGAGCCGGAGTGCATACAACCCCAGTTCTCCAGGCCTGGATCTAGCCTGCAGAGTAGACCTGGTTCaccctgctgcccagcctgcttccACACCTACTCACTCTTTAGCAAAGGCAAACTCCTCTGGAGAGAGGACGGAAGGCTCTCCTTCCGCTCGGGACTTCTCCTTCTCCAGTATATGGGGGAAAAACTTCTCGATCTGCCAGGGGAAGAAAAACCCCAAAGAAGTGTCAGCGGGGATCGAAACAGAGAGCTCTGTCATAGGCAGCTCCCAGCATTCTCCCTCTCCGAATTCAGACTTCTATAGCCGGAGGGAATCTGTCACTGCAGATTGGTGAGGTGCAGAGGTGGCGCATCTGCTCTGGGATTAGTTCCTGACCCGCGCAGGGCTGTCTGCACCTGAGAGGCGGGATGGCAACGGAGTTTCCGGGAGGAAGATTGCACTTTGCTGACCCTCCATAGGGTAATAAACATGCTCACCGCAGCACTGatacccctcccccgcccccaagtcaCTGTGATACCCAGAACAAGATGCTGCGCTTGACACCAATGAGGACTGGATTCCCCAGGTGAACCTTGGTTACTCTAACCAAACATGTCAAGGGACCGTAACTCAGAGCCCTGGGCCAAAGCAATATGCTTTTGGTGTGGCCAGAACGCTGTGCCTCCAGCCACTCTCCTGAGAGTCACGTTCCCATGGCACAGCACAGCAGAGTGTTACCTTCACAAGCCTGCAGCGCAAGTAGCTGCTGAGGACATAGCGGATCCTCTCAATCTCCATGCGGTGGATGCTGACCTTCAGGTCTCCGTGCTTGGCTCGTTTCAGATTTGACTCCTGCAGAAGGGGCACATAGGGGGAATATCAGACTGTTCAAACACTCAACAGCTAAAGACACAGAGGCCAATGaccacagacagagccccaggaaagAGGCAGATTACAGCTGCCTCTTGCAGACAGAGCACCTGTACCAGGAACGCAGGTTACCACTCCTCCCTGCGACGTGGGAACCAACATGTGGGACAGCTCCTTGGAGAAGGGAATCCAAGAATCAGGTGCCAGATTTTGCAGCATATATGATTTGGGCAGGTAATGGTCAAGACTGCAGATGGTTGATTCTGTCATCCAGGCAACTGCGAGGCTGTCTGGCGCAGGAGATTTACACCACCTCTGTAGCAAACAACTGCATAAAGAACCAGGAACTGGCTAGCAGCACTGTCCCCATCACCAGCCCACACTGGCGAACAAGCTGCAGGCCAGGATGAACAGCAATTATGCTGAAGGCCCTATGGAATAGCAGACGGGCAACAACAGCAGCTTTTGCCAATATTAAACTCTGTGACTACCAGCAACATGGCAGGAGCACGGGGGCTCTTGCTGCTCTCGGCACATAAGCATGAGCCATCACTGCTTGGGCAGAGCATGCAAGTTAATCACAAAGATGCTCAGAACTAAATCCACCCCCTGTGGGGGACACTGGAGAGGAGGATGGATAGGAGCACTGGCTGGAGCTTAGGCACGGGACCCCAGGGCATGGAGTTTAGCAATGACAAGATGAACCTGCCCAGCCATTCCCAAACCCTGACCCCACCAGTGTCCCCAAACACGCACCATGTGGTCCAACTGCTCCATGACACATTCCACGATTTCAGACTTGCTCTCCAACAGCTCTGGGGCAAACTTCTCATTCAGCCAGGCCTGACAGCATAGTAGGACAATGAGCCATAAACCGGCCTAACACCGAGCCCCCCGCTCTGACCCGCCAGGGGCCGCTCCCCTCCTAGAatcaaacccaggagtcctggctcccatcccccgctgccctgacccaccagcccccactacccgcccagaactggggagagaacccaggagtcctggttcccagccccccatgctctgacccaccagcccccactacccgcccagaactggggagagaacccaggagtcctggttcccagccccccatgctctgacccaccagcccccactacccgcccagaactggggagagaacccaggagtcctgactcccagcccccccgtgcAGTAACCAccagcccctcccagagccggtgagagaacccaggagtccgggctacccggggacccaggcgtccggccccGCCCACCTGCTCCAGGCTGCGGATAAGCTGGGCGGGGGTCAGCACCAGCTCCTCGCTGCTCCCGTCCGAGTCCAGCTCGCGCAGT carries:
- the GINS4 gene encoding DNA replication complex GINS protein SLD5, which gives rise to MAEGPELRELDSDGSSEELVLTPAQLIRSLEQAWLNEKFAPELLESKSEIVECVMEQLDHMESNLKRAKHGDLKVSIHRMEIERIRYVLSSYLRCRLVKIEKFFPHILEKEKSRAEGEPSVLSPEEFAFAKEYMANTETYLKNVALKHMPPNLQKVDLLRLVPKPNLDSFVFLRVQERQENILVEPETDEQSEYVIDLEEGSQHLIRYKTIAPLVASGAVQLI